Proteins encoded by one window of Sorangium aterium:
- the cysK gene encoding cysteine synthase A — MTSFPRVYDDNTQSIGRTPLVRIRRVIDGPRATVLAKIEGRNPAYSVKCRIGAAMVWDAEQRGVLGPGKAIVEATSGNTGIALAFAAASRGIECVLSMPETMSMERRKVLVALGAKLLLTPGPKGMNGAIAKAEELAASDPGRYVLMRQFENPANPAIHETTTGPEIWDDTGGNVDVLVSGVGTGGTITGVSRYFERGRGRALHSVAVEPVHSPVITQTLAGQPLTPSPHKIQGIGAGFVPKNLDLSFVDQVETVSNDESIAMSRRLASEEGILCGVSCGAAMVAAGRLAKDPKWEGKTIVVILPDAGERYLSGPLFEGMFSEVEAMKAS; from the coding sequence ATGACCAGCTTCCCCCGCGTCTACGACGACAATACCCAGAGCATCGGCCGCACGCCGCTCGTGCGCATCCGCCGCGTGATCGACGGCCCGCGCGCGACGGTGCTGGCCAAGATCGAGGGGCGCAACCCGGCGTACTCGGTCAAGTGCCGCATCGGCGCGGCCATGGTCTGGGACGCCGAGCAGCGGGGCGTGCTCGGCCCAGGCAAGGCGATCGTCGAGGCGACCAGCGGCAACACCGGCATCGCGCTGGCCTTCGCCGCCGCCTCGAGGGGGATCGAGTGCGTGCTCAGCATGCCCGAGACGATGAGCATGGAGCGGCGCAAGGTGCTGGTCGCCCTCGGGGCCAAGCTGCTGCTGACGCCGGGCCCCAAGGGGATGAACGGCGCCATCGCCAAGGCCGAGGAGCTGGCCGCCTCCGACCCCGGCCGGTACGTGCTGATGCGGCAGTTCGAGAACCCGGCGAACCCCGCGATCCACGAGACCACCACCGGCCCCGAGATCTGGGACGACACCGGCGGCAACGTCGACGTCCTCGTCTCGGGCGTGGGCACCGGCGGCACGATCACCGGCGTCAGCCGCTACTTCGAGCGCGGCCGCGGCCGCGCCCTCCACTCCGTCGCCGTCGAGCCGGTCCACTCGCCGGTCATCACGCAGACGCTCGCCGGCCAGCCGCTCACCCCGTCCCCGCACAAGATCCAGGGCATCGGCGCCGGCTTCGTCCCCAAGAACCTCGACCTCTCCTTCGTGGACCAGGTCGAGACGGTCTCGAACGACGAGTCCATCGCCATGTCCCGGCGCCTCGCGTCCGAGGAGGGCATCCTCTGCGGCGTCTCCTGCGGCGCGGCCATGGTCGCGGCGGGCCGGCTCGCGAAGGATCCCAAGTGGGAAGGAAAGACCATCGTGGTCATCCTCCCGGACGCCGGAGAGCGGTACCTCTCGGGGCCGCTCTTCGAAGGCATGTTCTCCGAGGTCGAGGCCATGAAGGCCTCGTGA
- the mgtE gene encoding magnesium transporter → MSTFRSQERLQESLNLLTTLLEKQRVIEALTHKQESKNKELVEALVHRQNLALLQRKLRDLHPADLAHIIEVLPQADRLVVWAELEPYHAAQVLLESSRSVRDWLVAETERPRLVALLGQLDPDDLAYISDSVDPEIVAEVYQSLDAREQSLFQSTIAYPDGSVGHLMSPEFVSVRDGRDLGGALEDVRRRGELPPHTEALFVVDARNVLRGALSLKDLLLREPSAQVSAVMSTDVVSFTPQERASDAARAFERYDLIAAPVVDERGKLVGRLTVDVVMDFLRRQAQSEALLRAGLAGEEDYFAPAWTSAKNRWLWLFVNLLTAFLASRVIGLFESTIQDLVALAALMPIVASVGGNTGNQTVALVIRGLALDRLTRANTGHLLKKELFVGLMNGAVWGTVVGLAAAALYGSVPLGLVMAAAILLNLVVAAMVGCAVPLVLQRLGRDPAQGSSVLLTFTTDCMGFFIFLGLARAFLV, encoded by the coding sequence CTGCAAGAGAGCCTGAACCTGCTGACTACCCTGCTCGAAAAGCAACGCGTCATCGAGGCGCTGACGCACAAGCAGGAGAGCAAGAACAAAGAGCTCGTCGAGGCGCTGGTCCATCGGCAAAATCTCGCCCTGCTGCAGAGGAAGCTCAGGGATCTGCACCCGGCAGACCTCGCCCACATCATCGAGGTGCTCCCGCAGGCGGACCGCCTTGTGGTGTGGGCTGAGCTCGAGCCCTACCACGCCGCACAGGTCCTGCTCGAGTCCTCGCGGTCGGTCCGCGACTGGCTCGTCGCGGAGACGGAGCGCCCTCGCCTCGTCGCGCTGCTCGGCCAGCTCGATCCGGACGATCTCGCGTACATCAGCGACTCGGTCGATCCGGAGATCGTGGCGGAGGTGTACCAGTCGCTCGACGCGCGCGAGCAGTCGCTCTTCCAGTCGACGATCGCGTACCCGGACGGCTCGGTGGGCCACCTGATGAGCCCGGAGTTCGTCTCGGTGCGCGACGGCCGCGACCTCGGCGGCGCGCTGGAGGACGTGCGCCGGCGGGGCGAGCTGCCGCCGCACACCGAGGCGCTGTTCGTCGTCGACGCGCGCAACGTGCTCCGCGGCGCGCTCTCGCTCAAGGACCTGCTGCTCCGCGAGCCGAGCGCGCAGGTGAGCGCGGTCATGTCCACGGACGTGGTGAGCTTCACGCCCCAGGAGCGCGCGAGCGACGCGGCCAGGGCGTTCGAGCGTTACGACCTCATCGCCGCGCCAGTGGTGGACGAGCGCGGCAAGCTCGTCGGCCGGCTGACGGTGGATGTGGTGATGGACTTCCTGCGGCGGCAAGCCCAGAGCGAGGCGCTCTTGCGCGCGGGCCTCGCGGGAGAGGAGGACTATTTCGCGCCCGCGTGGACGAGCGCGAAGAACCGCTGGCTCTGGCTCTTCGTCAACCTGCTCACGGCATTCCTGGCCTCGCGGGTCATCGGCCTCTTCGAGAGCACCATTCAGGATCTCGTGGCGCTGGCGGCGCTGATGCCCATCGTGGCGAGCGTCGGCGGCAACACGGGCAATCAGACGGTGGCGCTCGTGATCCGCGGCCTCGCGCTCGACCGGCTCACGCGGGCGAACACGGGGCACCTCCTGAAGAAAGAGCTCTTCGTCGGCCTGATGAACGGCGCGGTCTGGGGCACGGTCGTGGGGCTCGCCGCCGCCGCCCTCTACGGAAGCGTCCCGCTCGGCCTGGTGATGGCGGCGGCCATCCTGCTGAACCTCGTGGTGGCGGCGATGGTCGGGTGCGCGGTGCCGCTCGTGCTCCAGCGCCTGGGCCGCGATCCGGCGCAGGGGTCGAGCGTCCTGCTCACGTTCACCACGGACTGCATGGGCTTCTTCATCTTCCTTGGGCTCGCCAGGGCGTTCCTCGTCTGA
- a CDS encoding SelT/SelW/SelH family protein: MDTAPAPQRPLVAIRYCPKCRWLTRAAWLAQELLITFPDEIDVLLSPGASGTFDVTLDGAPLFSRAVEGRFPEPKELKQAIRDRVAPERPLGHSDR, encoded by the coding sequence ATGGACACCGCCCCCGCCCCGCAACGGCCGCTCGTCGCGATCCGGTATTGCCCCAAGTGCCGCTGGCTCACGCGCGCGGCCTGGCTCGCTCAGGAGCTGCTGATCACCTTCCCTGACGAGATCGACGTGCTCCTGTCGCCGGGCGCGAGCGGCACCTTCGATGTCACGCTCGACGGCGCGCCGCTCTTCTCGCGCGCCGTCGAAGGGCGCTTCCCCGAGCCCAAGGAGCTCAAGCAGGCGATCCGCGACCGCGTCGCCCCCGAGCGCCCTCTCGGCCACTCCGATCGATGA
- a CDS encoding serine O-acetyltransferase translates to MSKKCDAAPSEAPADLHGIVDALIASYREDARGHHINKRFTPSRQEITEIIDLLLQIFYPGYHGRQDLSDEDLLYHVGTLVSTVRDKLERQIERCLCFQDETVDAGRLDVPRCRQRGRDVARMFIARLPEVRRRLLVDVQAAYDGDPAAASMDEIILAYPGLLAVTVHRVAHELYLLGVPLMPRIMSEWAHTRTGADIHPGANIGDSFFIDHATGVVIGETTDIGEHVKLYQGVTLGALSLPQHSRGARGLKRHPTVEDNVTIYANATVLGGKTVLGQGSVVGGSVFLTKSVAGGQRVAIEAPRLRVASPPHGTPAVGGSELDSILDFDI, encoded by the coding sequence GTGAGCAAGAAATGTGATGCTGCCCCCTCCGAGGCGCCGGCCGACCTGCACGGCATCGTCGACGCGCTGATCGCGAGCTACCGGGAGGATGCGCGCGGGCATCACATCAACAAGCGCTTCACCCCGTCCCGCCAGGAGATCACCGAGATCATCGATCTCCTGCTCCAGATCTTCTACCCGGGCTATCACGGGCGGCAGGACCTGTCGGACGAGGACCTGCTCTACCACGTGGGCACCCTGGTCTCGACGGTGCGGGACAAGCTGGAGCGGCAGATCGAGCGCTGTCTGTGCTTTCAGGACGAGACCGTCGACGCGGGCCGCCTCGACGTCCCGAGGTGCCGGCAGCGGGGGCGCGACGTGGCGCGGATGTTCATCGCCCGGCTGCCGGAGGTCCGGCGGCGCCTCCTGGTCGACGTGCAGGCGGCCTACGACGGCGATCCGGCGGCGGCCTCGATGGACGAGATCATCCTGGCCTATCCAGGCCTCCTCGCCGTGACGGTGCACCGGGTCGCGCACGAGCTGTACCTGCTCGGCGTGCCGCTCATGCCCCGGATCATGAGCGAGTGGGCGCACACGAGGACGGGCGCCGACATCCATCCAGGCGCCAACATCGGTGACAGCTTCTTCATCGATCATGCCACCGGCGTCGTGATCGGCGAGACGACCGACATCGGTGAGCACGTCAAGCTCTACCAGGGCGTGACGCTCGGCGCCCTCTCCTTGCCCCAGCACTCGCGGGGCGCGCGCGGCCTGAAGCGCCACCCCACGGTCGAGGACAACGTCACCATCTACGCGAACGCCACGGTCCTCGGCGGCAAGACGGTGCTGGGGCAGGGGAGCGTGGTCGGCGGCTCGGTGTTCCTCACGAAGAGCGTCGCCGGCGGCCAGCGCGTCGCGATCGAGGCCCCGAGGCTGCGCGTCGCGTCGCCGCCCCATGGCACGCCCGCCGTCGGCGGCTCCGAGCTCGACAGCATCCTCGACTTCGACATCTAG